From a region of the Panicum virgatum strain AP13 chromosome 2K, P.virgatum_v5, whole genome shotgun sequence genome:
- the LOC120695874 gene encoding E3 ubiquitin protein ligase DRIP2-like has protein sequence MARSEKPQQTSAPSPSANRGSRTSEPPERGPARGGDCVNADKAAPAHRSSVAPCVTCGLCGGILRDATTVSECLHSFCRKCICQKFEDEDIKWCPKCYTDLGCAPLEKLRSCLLA, from the exons ATGGCACGGTCGGAGAAGCCCCAGCAAACCTCGgcgccctcgccgtcggcgaACCGGGGCTCCCGCACTAGCGAGCCGCCCGAGCGGGGCCCCGCGCGGGGAGGCGATTGCGTGAACGCCGACAAGGCAGCGCCTGCGCACCGCTCGAGCGTAGCGCCGTGCGTCACCTGCGGCCTCTGCGGCGGCATCCTCCGCGatgccaccaccgtctccgagTGCCTCCACTCCT TCTGCAGGAAATGCATATGTCAGAAGTTTGAGGATGAGGATATCAAATGGTGCCCTAAATGCTACACTGATTTGGGGTGTGCTCCACTGGAGAAGCTCAGGTCATGTCTGTTGGCATAA
- the LOC120664120 gene encoding xylanase inhibitor protein 1-like, giving the protein MAVASRRRLGTLLALAAALLSLLASPAAATGKTGQVTVFWGRNKAEGSLREACDTGTYTFVVISFLSVFGHGTTSLDLSGHPIGPVGADIKHCQSKSILVFLSIGGPGSQYSLPSAQAATDLADYLWFAYLAGRRGGVRRPFGDAELDGIDLFIDQGAPDHYDVLAARLWSYNKEFRGRTPAQLSATPRCRYPDPRLERALATGVVTRINVRFYGDGYCAAYWQAEWDKWTAAYPNSGIYVGLPASEQVVGYVHPKNLYYGVVPVVQKAANYGGIMVWERYADKQTNYSSYAIQWA; this is encoded by the coding sequence ATGGCGGTCGCGAGCCGCCGGAGGCTAGGCACCCTGCTGGCCCTCGCGGcggccctcctctccctcctcgccagcccggccgcggcgacggggaagacggggcagGTGACCGTGTTCTGGGGCCGGAACAAGGCCGAGGGCTCGCTCCGAGAGGCCTGCGACACCGGCACCTACACCTTCGTCGTCATCTCCTTCCTCAGCGTCTTCGGCCACGGCACGACCAGCCTGGACCTCTCCGGCCACCCCATCGGCCCCGTCGGCGCCGACATCAAGCACTGCCAGTCCAAGAGCATCCTCGTCTTCCTCTCGATCGGCGGCCCCGGCAGCCAGTACTCGCTCCCCAGCGCCCAGGCCGCGACGGACCTCGCCGACTACCTCTGGTTCGCgtacctcgccggccgccgcggcggcgtgcgccgcCCGTTCGGCGACGCGGAGCTCGACGGCATCGACCTCTTCATCGACCAGGGCGCCCCCGACCACTACGACGTGCTGGCGGCGCGGCTGTGGAGCTACAACAAGGAGTTCCGCGGCCGGACGCCGGCGCAGCTGTCGGCGACGCCGCGGTGCCGGTACCCGGACCCCCGGCTGGAGCGGGCGCTCGCCACGGGGGTCGTCACCCGCATCAACGTCAGGTTCTACGGCGACGGGTACTGCGCCGCCTACTGGCAGGCGGAGTGGGACAAGTGGACGGCGGCGTACCCCAACTCCGGGATCTACGTCGGCCTGCCGGCGTCGGAGCAGGTCGTCGGCTACGTGCACCCCAAGAACCTCTACTACGGCGTCGTCCCGGTGGTGCAGAAGGCGGCCAACTACGGCGGCATCATGGTCTGGGAGCGCTACGCCGACAAGCAGACCAACTACAGCAGCTACGCCATCCAATGGGCTTAG
- the LOC120664105 gene encoding uncharacterized protein LOC120664105 yields the protein MKSLPCIQHWSGTGGEDYATKATRKTGASLMDKPMNSETGTHEKLGTEHPSTNARIFTAMASIPSSKAHEQEVEIEVVKETSTSQGLAHDLSMPMEALALDQTDPRQSQAALVTPVPDQVTTNIPTKSTSSVPPATTLVATSDISHIQTQLQYDKNLRTELYNICNQHSESLFQRIEAYISQSQVYKDVSRLKEELRYAISDKIEDFGKVRILEERLKEQTDKLQSESKRSQEIMASQRELLREHEALKSEMAKKDEDLTNLKHGSTMVDVPAMGSSQ from the exons ATGAAATCTCTCCCCTGCATCCAGCATTGGTCTGGAACTGGTGGGGAGGATTATGCAACCAAGGCAACCAGGAAAACAGGTGCCTCTTTGATGGATAAGCCCATGAACTCTGAAACTGGAACTCACGAGAAACTTGGGACAGAACACCCATCCACAAATGCAAGAATATTTACAGCTATGGCTTCCATTCCTTCAAGCAAGGCACATGAACAGGAGGTTGAGATCGAAGTGGTCAAAGAAACTTCAACTTCTCAAGGACTTGCCCATGATTTGTCTATGCCA ATGGAAGCGCTTGCACTTGATCAGACTGACCCCAGACAAAGCCAGGCGGCACTTGTGACCCCAGTACCGGATCAGGTTACAACGAATATACCAACAAAGTCTACATCTTCAGTGCCTCCTGCAACCACTTTAGTAGCTACAAGTGACATTTCCCATATCCAGACTCAGTTACAGTACGACAAGAACTTGAGGACTGAACTCTATAACATCTGTAATCAA CATTCAGAAAGTCTATTTCAGCGTATCGAGGCTTACATAAGCCAAAGTCAGGTTTATAAAGATGTTTCCAGATTAAAGGA AGAGTTGAGATACGCAATATCAGATAAAATTGAAGATTTTGGAAAGGTCAGAATTCTGGAAGAGAGACTTAAAGAGCAGACTGACAAACTGCAGAGTGAATCCAAGCGGTCTCAAGAGATTATGGCTTCTCAGAGAGAACTACTCCGAGAACATGAAGCCCTGAAATCTGAAATGGCCAAAAAGGATGAGGACTTGACGAATCTGAAGCATGGTAGTACTATGGTCGACGTGCCAGCAATGGGATCAAGCCAATAG
- the LOC120664104 gene encoding uncharacterized protein LOC120664104, which translates to MHLLFMHLYLCKCAGSLSSHTEDAQRGSPQANSTTRVDTGQRLVDRMPINPKIAVFESTQERFEVPLRPDMWSSHGVVGGPESSVQIPPGPSVVRKTNPA; encoded by the exons ATGCATTTACTTTTCATGCACTTGTACCTTTGTAAATGCGCAGGTTCGCTGTCCTCACACACTGAAGATGCTCAGCGTGGTTCGCCGCAGGCCAACTCAACTACAAG GGTGGACACTGGGCAGAGGTTGGTGGATAGGATGCCTATCAATCCCAAGATAGCCGTGTTTGAGAGCACACAGGAGAG GTTTGAGGTTCCTCTCCGACCTGATATGTGGTCCTCGCATGGAGTTGTCGGTGGTCCTGAGTCGTCTGTCCAAATCCCGCCTGGTCCCTCAGTGGTCCGGAAGACCAATCCCGCCTAG
- the LOC120695006 gene encoding uncharacterized protein LOC120695006: MLQNSFDMLEKENIVYKKPTKKSMGEDINFYCLMCAAPVKNLSKTETEADERLGMELEPSAAPAAPRQNQVTTNAPIPDQISMDIQTDSQSSVPSSTTVVTTNGPSHILTSVQCYATLRSQVLRICHENSERIMQWFEAYINQGQVYKEVARLKEELENARSEKTVAFERAKVLEERLKEQTERLQTESKQSQETEAARSEVLREYRALKYEMTKKNEELSSLKDNITMIEKRRIEVEQRNSGIS, encoded by the exons ATGCTCCAGAATAGTTTTGACATGCTTGAGAAAGAGAATATAG TTTACAAGAAACCTACAAAGAAGTCCATGGGTGAGGACATAAACTTCTACTGCCTTATGTGCGCTGCTCCAGTCAAGAATCTGAG TAAAACTGAAACCGAGGCAGATGAGAGGCTTGGGATGGAACTGGAACCCTCTGCAGCTCCAGCAGCCCCTAGGCAGAACCAGGTGACCACTAATGCCCCAATACCGGATCAGATTAGCATGGATATACAGACAGACTCTCAATCTTCAGTGCCTTCTTCCACCACTGTGGTAACCACAAATGGCCCTTCCCATATTCTAACTTCGGTACAGTGTTATGCAACCTTAAGAAGTCAAGTCCTCCGAATTTGCCATGAA AATTCAGAAAGAATCATGCAGTGGTTTGAGGCTTACATAAACCAAGGTCAGGTTTATAAAGAAGTTGCCAGATTAAAGGA AGAGCTGGAAAATGCAAGATCAGAGAAAACTGTAGCTTTTGAGAGGGCCAAAGTTCTCGAAGAGAGACTCAAAGAGCAGACTGAGCGACTTCAAACTGAATCCAAGCAGTCACAAGAAACTGAGGCTGCTAGGAGCGAAGTGCTCCGAGAATATAGAGCCCTGAAATATGAGATGACCAAGAAGAATGAGGAGCTGAGCAGTTTGAAGGATAATATTACTATGATTGAGAAAAGGAGAATAGAGGTCGAACAGAGAAATTCAGGTATAAGTTAA
- the LOC120664112 gene encoding xylanase inhibitor protein 1-like — translation MALASPIRTASVVALAALVVCLAVPAAAAGNKTGQVTVFWGRNKDEGTLREACDSGLYTMVIMSFLDVYGQGRYHLDLSGHPLAGIGTDIKHCQYKGVPVSLSVGGFGSGYSLPSEQAAFDLFDHLWNAYFGGRKPGVRRPFGDAWLDGVDLFLERGTAADRYDVLALELAKHNIRGGPGKPLHLTATPRCAFPPAGYLKRAVDTGIFERVHVRIYDDPDCEAYWHLRWDEWTAAYPATRFYVGMTASEMTHGWVHPKNVYYDAAPWAQRADNYGGFMIWDRYYDKLSNYTSIVKYYA, via the coding sequence ATGGCGCTCGCGAGCCCGATCAGGACAGCCTCCGTCGTGGCCCTGGCGGCCCTGGTGGTCTGCCTcgccgtgccggcggcggcggcggggaacaAGACCGGGCAGGTGACCGTGTTCTGGGGCCGGAACAAGGACGAGGGCACGCTCCGGGAGGCCTGCGACTCCGGCCTCTACACCATGGTCATCATGTCCTTCCTCGACGTCTACGGCCAGGGCAGGTACCACCTCGACCTCTCCGGCCACCCCCTCGCCGGCATCGGCACCGACATCAAGCACTGCCAGTACAAGGGCGTCCCCGTGTCGCTCTCCGTCGGCGGCTTCGGCTCCGGCTACTCGCTCCCGTCCGAGCAGGCGGCGTTCGACCTCTTCGACCACCTCTGGAACGCCTACTTCGGCGGCCGCAAGCCGGGCGTCCGCCGGCCCTTCGGCGACGCGTGGCTCGACGGCGTCGACCTCTTCCTGgagcgcggcacggcggcggaccGGTACGACGTGCTGGCGCTGGAGCTCGCCAAGCACAACATCCGCGGCGGGCCCGGGAAGCCGCTGCacctgacggcgacgccgcGGTGCGCGTTCCCGCCGGCGGGGTACCTGAAGCGGGCGGTGGACACGGGCATCTTCGAGCGCGTGCACGTCAGGATCTACGACGACCCCGACTGCGAGGCGTACTGGCACCTGCGGTGGGACGAGTGGACGGCGGCGTACCCGGCGACGAGGTTCTACGTGGGGATGACGGCGTCGGAGATGACGCACGGGTGGGTGCACCCCAAGAACGTCTACTACGACGCCGCGCCGTGGGCGCAGAGGGCCGACAACTACGGGGGGTTCATGATCTGGGACCGCTACTACGACAAGCTCAGCAACTACACCAGCATCGTCAAGTACTACGCTTGA
- the LOC120695873 gene encoding uncharacterized protein LOC120695873 — translation MASSDGSSSPGGSSSSSDLDIPLVVTNPAPASQVQLINIKTHVPMVLDFDEANYGPWRLCFLAVFAKFGLLDHVNSSDAEGSSDWVQNDYSIVSWLYCTISNDILRTVQTSRDTAYSLWRAIRGLFRDNKATRSVYVGADFHNVYQGDMSVMAYCSKVKQLADQLRDLGSPVLNQELVITLLRGLNERLHNVIPSITSHKRLPSFLKVRSQLRLEENRVDTAAKRAQAAAFFAHMHGSGGAASATSGASIASGAPLALAAQPGVAASPTSAGGAQPGVAASPTSAGGAGGSGKKQRYKKKNSGGGSSSNNGRPGNASTVQPQWPQVNPWSGTFQAWPTMARPPLPPPGTGVLGPRPGVPLAQAYYGVAPMQQPQAPSWDQAALIAALNNMALQTSPAGDWVMDTGASTHMSNHGSAHQDGNSPM, via the exons ATGGCCTCCTCCGATGGATCCTCCTCTCCTGGCGGATCTTCGTCCTCCTCGGATCTTGACATCCCTCTAGTCGTCACCAACCCTGCTCCGGCCTCCCAGGTTCAACTGATCAACATCAAAACCCACGTTCCCATGGTACTCGATTTTGATGAGGCCAACTACGGTCCATGGCGTCTCTGCTTCCTCGCCGTCTTCGCCAAGTTTGGACTGCTCGACCACGTCAACAGCTCCGACGCCGAGGGCAGCTCCGACTGGGTCCAGAACGACTACTCCATCGTCTCCTGGCTGTACTGCACCATCTCCAACGACATCCTTCGCACCGTGCAGACCAGCCGGGACACGGCGTACTCTCTCTGGCGTGCCATCCGCGGCCTCTTCCGCGACAACAAGGCGACACGATCAGTCTACGTCGGCGCCGACTTCCACAATGTCTACCAAGGTGACATGTCCGTGATGGCCTACTGCTCCAAGGTGAAGCAGCTCGCAGATCAACTCCGCGATCTCGGCTCGCCTGTGTTGAACCAGGAACTCGTCATCACCTTGCTGCGTGGTCTCAATGAACGGCTCCACAATGTGATTCCCAGTATCACCAGTCACAAAAGGCTGCCGTCGTTCCTGAAGGTGCGATCTCAACTTCGCCTTGAAGAAAATCGCGTCGACACCGCGGCCAAGCGGGCTCAGGCCGCCGCCTTCTTCGCCCACATGCACGGCTCCGGTGGCGCTGCATCCGCCACGTCCGGTGCATCCATCGCGTCCGGTGCGCCGCTCGCCCTCGCAGCCCAGCCCGGCGTCGCCGCCTCTCCAACATCTGCTGGTGGCGCCCAGCCCGGCGTCGCTGCCTCTCCAACATCTGCTGGTGGCGCGGGCGGCTCCGGCAAGAAGCAGAGGTACAAGAAGAAGAACTCCGGGGGCGGCTCCTCCTCCAACAATGGCCGTCCCGGGAACGCCTCCACCGTCCAACCACAGTGGCCGCAAGTCAACCCGTGGTCTGGAACATTCCAGGCTTGGCCTACCATGGCGCGTCCACCGCTCCCGCCTCCAGGCACTGGAGTCCTGGGGCCGCGTCCCGGCGTTCCATTGGCACAGGCCTACTACGGCGTTGCGCCCATGCAGCAGCCACAGGCTCCCTCTTGGGATCAAGCTGCACTGATCGCTGCTCTCAACAACATGGCGCTCCAGACCTCCCCCGCTGGCGACTGGGTCATGGACACTGGTGCATCAACGCACATGTCCAACCACG GATCTGCGCACCAAGATGGAAATTCTCCGATGTAA
- the LOC120664099 gene encoding xylanase inhibitor protein 1-like, producing the protein MALASPIRTASVVALAALVVCLAVPAAAAGNKTGQVTVFWGRNKDEGTLREACDSGLYTMVIMSFLDVYGQGRYHLDLSGHPLAGIGADIKHCQYKGVPVSLSVGGFGSGYSLPSEQAAFDLFDHLWNAYFGGRKPGVRRPFGDAWLDGVDLFLERGTAADRYDVLALELAKHNIRGGPGKPLHLTATPRCAFPPAGYLKRAVDTGIFERVHVRIYDDPDCEAYWHLRWDEWTAAYPATRFYVGMTASEMTHGWVHPKNVYYDAAPWAQRADNYGGFMIWDRYYDKLSNYTSIVKYYA; encoded by the coding sequence ATGGCGCTCGCGAGCCCGATCAGGACAGCCTCCGTCGTGGCCCTGGCGGCCCTGGTGGTCTGCCTcgccgtgccggcggcggcggcggggaacaAGACCGGGCAGGTGACCGTGTTCTGGGGCCGGAACAAGGACGAGGGCACGCTCCGGGAGGCCTGCGACTCCGGCCTCTACACCATGGTCATCATGTCCTTCCTCGACGTCTACGGCCAGGGCAGGTACCACCTCGACCTCTCCGGCCACCCCCTCGCCGGCATCGGCGCCGACATCAAGCACTGCCAGTACAAGGGCGTCCCCGTGTCGCTCTCCGTCGGCGGCTTCGGCTCCGGCTACTCGCTCCCGTCCGAGCAGGCGGCGTTCGACCTCTTCGACCACCTCTGGAACGCCTACTTCGGCGGCCGCAAGCCGGGCGTCCGCCGGCCCTTCGGCGACGCGTGGCTCGACGGCGTCGACCTCTTCCTGgagcgcggcacggcggcggaccGGTACGACGTGCTGGCGCTGGAGCTCGCCAAGCACAACATCCGCGGCGGGCCCGGGAAGCCGCTGCacctgacggcgacgccgcGGTGCGCGTTCCCGCCGGCGGGGTACCTGAAGCGGGCGGTGGACACGGGCATCTTCGAGCGCGTGCACGTCAGGATCTACGACGACCCCGACTGCGAGGCGTACTGGCACCTGCGGTGGGACGAGTGGACGGCGGCGTACCCGGCGACGAGGTTCTACGTGGGGATGACGGCGTCGGAGATGACGCACGGGTGGGTGCACCCCAAGAACGTCTACTACGACGCCGCGCCGTGGGCGCAGAGGGCCGACAACTACGGGGGGTTCATGATCTGGGACCGCTACTACGACAAGCTCAGCAACTACACCAGCATCGTCAAGTACTACGCTTGA